One Synechococcus sp. PROS-9-1 DNA window includes the following coding sequences:
- the yidD gene encoding membrane protein insertion efficiency factor YidD has product MHESTILSAGSTNPFNRLVSAILLALISFYRRWISPMIGPRCRFIPTCSAYGIEAIERHGPWRGGWLTLRRLLRCHPFTPCGCDPVPD; this is encoded by the coding sequence ATGCACGAATCAACCATCTTATCTGCCGGCAGCACAAATCCATTCAATCGGCTTGTAAGCGCGATTTTGCTTGCACTGATCAGCTTTTATCGCCGTTGGATTTCCCCGATGATCGGCCCTCGCTGTCGGTTCATTCCAACCTGCAGTGCCTACGGCATCGAGGCGATTGAGCGCCATGGGCCTTGGCGTGGCGGTTGGTTAACTCTGCGTCGGTTGCTGCGCTGCCATCCCTTCACCCCCTGCGGCTGTGACCCCGTCCCCGATTGA
- a CDS encoding aminotransferase class V-fold PLP-dependent enzyme, with amino-acid sequence MTHANRNNLRDLCPALGNKTYFNYGGQGPLPTPSLEAMTTSWQRIQELGPFTTDVWPYISAETNKTRALLGRLCGVAPHRLALTENVTSGCVLPLWGLPFEAGDRLLISDCEHPGVVAACHELARREHLEVDNLPVQQFRQGREAQHNTDAGVLQALEDSLQPRTKVVVLSHLLWNTGQLMPIPAVADQLRHHAQQPFLLVDAAQSMGQIPVEAAAQAADIYAFTGHKWACGPEGLGGVALSERILNQANPTLIGWRSLRDETRAVIHDPDPFHHDSRRFEIATSCVPLMAGLRQSLSLLAGEGREQERLQTIQSLSRNLWGQLNEHPGATPLLEGEPPAGLVSFQLNNPSGQTPAEIVQILGSKGIWIRNLEEPICLRACTHITTEATELRRLVDALEELI; translated from the coding sequence TTGACCCACGCAAACAGGAATAATCTCCGCGACCTATGTCCGGCACTGGGCAACAAGACCTACTTCAACTACGGCGGTCAGGGACCGTTGCCAACGCCTTCGTTGGAGGCCATGACCACAAGCTGGCAGCGCATCCAAGAACTGGGCCCCTTCACCACGGATGTATGGCCCTATATCAGCGCGGAAACAAACAAAACACGTGCATTGCTCGGTCGTTTATGTGGTGTGGCACCCCACCGCCTCGCTCTCACCGAAAACGTAACCAGCGGTTGCGTTCTGCCCCTTTGGGGACTTCCCTTTGAAGCCGGTGATCGCCTCTTGATCAGTGATTGCGAGCACCCAGGAGTCGTTGCCGCATGCCATGAACTTGCCAGACGGGAGCACCTGGAGGTCGACAACCTCCCTGTTCAACAATTCAGGCAAGGACGCGAGGCACAACACAACACCGATGCAGGTGTCCTTCAAGCTTTAGAGGACTCTCTACAACCACGCACCAAAGTGGTGGTGCTATCCCATCTGCTATGGAACACCGGACAGCTGATGCCAATCCCTGCGGTAGCAGACCAGCTTCGTCACCATGCTCAGCAACCATTTCTGCTCGTCGATGCAGCCCAAAGCATGGGGCAAATCCCTGTGGAAGCTGCAGCGCAGGCGGCTGATATTTATGCATTTACTGGGCACAAATGGGCCTGCGGACCCGAGGGACTTGGAGGCGTGGCCTTGTCAGAAAGAATCCTCAATCAAGCCAATCCAACGCTGATTGGCTGGCGCAGTCTGCGCGATGAAACCCGCGCCGTGATCCATGATCCAGACCCCTTTCACCATGACAGCAGACGCTTTGAAATTGCAACGAGCTGTGTGCCGCTGATGGCAGGGCTGCGTCAATCATTGAGCTTGTTAGCCGGTGAGGGACGTGAGCAGGAGCGTCTCCAAACCATCCAATCCCTGAGCCGTAATCTCTGGGGGCAACTAAATGAGCATCCCGGAGCCACTCCCTTGCTCGAAGGGGAACCCCCCGCAGGTTTGGTGAGCTTCCAACTCAACAATCCATCTGGGCAAACTCCTGCTGAAATCGTTCAAATCCTCGGCAGCAAAGGAATCTGGATCCGCAACCTGGAAGAGCCCATTTGCCTAAGAGCCTGTACCCACATCACCACCGAAGCAACTGAACTCAGGCGCTTGGTGGATGCCCTTGAAGAGCTGATATGA
- the lepA gene encoding translation elongation factor 4, with amino-acid sequence MTDAPVKRIRNFCIIAHIDHGKSTLADRLLQDTGTVANRDMQEQFLDNMELERERGITIKLQAARMNYKAADGEEYVLNLIDTPGHVDFSYEVSRSLQACEGALLVVDASQGVEAQTLANVYMALENDLEIIPVLNKIDLPGADPDRIKEEIEAIIGLDCSNAIPCSAKTGMGVPEILQSVVDRVPPPADTVKEPTKALIFDSYYDPYRGVIVYFRVMSGSISRKDKVLLMASNKTYELDEVGIMAPDEKKVDELHAGEVGYLAASIKAVADARVGDTITLVNEPADAPLPGYAEAKPMVFCGLFPTEADQYPDLREALNKLQLSDAALKFEPETSSAMGFGFRCGFLGLLHMEIVQERLEREYNLDLIVTAPSVIYTVNLTNGEQIMVDNPATLPDPQQRESIEEPYVRMEIYAPNDFNGALMGLCQERRGDYIDMKYITKERVTLIYELPLAEVVTDFFDQMKTRTQGYASMEYHLIGYRRNELVRLDVLINAERADPLTTIVHRDKAYNVGKGLVEKLKELIPRQQFKIPLQASIGSRIIASTSISAIRKDVLAKCYGGDISRKKKLLKKQAKGKKRMKAMGKVDVPQEAFMAVLKLNQSP; translated from the coding sequence ATGACCGACGCTCCCGTCAAAAGGATTCGCAACTTCTGCATCATTGCCCATATCGACCACGGCAAGTCGACGTTGGCTGATCGGTTGCTGCAAGACACCGGCACGGTTGCCAATCGGGACATGCAGGAGCAGTTTCTCGACAACATGGAGCTGGAGCGGGAACGCGGGATCACTATCAAGCTCCAAGCGGCCCGCATGAATTACAAAGCGGCGGATGGTGAGGAGTATGTGCTCAACCTCATCGATACCCCAGGCCATGTGGACTTCTCCTATGAGGTGAGCCGCAGCCTTCAGGCTTGTGAAGGGGCCTTGCTTGTGGTGGATGCAAGCCAGGGCGTAGAGGCTCAGACCCTGGCGAACGTTTATATGGCGCTGGAGAATGATCTTGAGATCATTCCTGTGCTCAACAAGATTGATCTGCCCGGTGCCGACCCTGATCGCATCAAGGAAGAGATCGAGGCGATCATCGGCTTGGATTGCTCCAATGCGATCCCTTGTTCTGCCAAAACGGGGATGGGAGTTCCCGAAATCCTCCAATCGGTGGTGGATCGCGTTCCGCCACCTGCCGACACGGTGAAGGAGCCCACCAAAGCGCTGATTTTTGATTCCTATTACGACCCTTACCGCGGAGTGATTGTTTACTTCCGTGTGATGAGCGGAAGCATTAGTCGCAAAGACAAAGTGCTGCTCATGGCGAGCAACAAAACCTATGAGCTCGATGAAGTCGGGATCATGGCCCCGGATGAGAAAAAAGTGGATGAGCTCCACGCCGGAGAGGTGGGTTACCTCGCGGCATCGATCAAGGCCGTGGCTGATGCTCGAGTGGGCGACACGATCACCTTGGTGAATGAGCCGGCTGATGCACCCCTGCCGGGTTATGCGGAAGCCAAGCCGATGGTGTTTTGCGGCTTGTTCCCGACGGAAGCCGATCAATACCCGGACTTACGCGAAGCCCTAAACAAATTGCAGCTTTCTGATGCGGCGCTGAAATTTGAACCGGAAACCAGCAGTGCCATGGGCTTTGGATTCCGTTGTGGATTCCTCGGCCTGTTGCACATGGAGATTGTGCAGGAGCGCTTGGAACGTGAATACAACCTGGACCTGATTGTTACTGCGCCATCGGTGATTTACACCGTAAATCTCACCAATGGTGAGCAAATTATGGTGGATAATCCTGCCACACTTCCGGATCCACAGCAGCGGGAATCGATTGAGGAGCCCTATGTGCGCATGGAAATCTATGCGCCGAATGATTTCAATGGAGCCTTGATGGGATTGTGTCAGGAGAGGCGAGGAGACTACATCGATATGAAATACATCACCAAGGAACGGGTGACGTTGATTTATGAATTGCCCTTGGCGGAGGTGGTGACTGATTTCTTCGATCAAATGAAGACCCGCACCCAGGGCTATGCCTCAATGGAGTACCACCTGATTGGGTATCGCAGGAACGAACTTGTGCGCCTGGATGTGTTGATCAATGCGGAACGGGCTGATCCTCTTACCACGATCGTGCACCGCGATAAGGCCTACAACGTGGGTAAGGGCTTAGTTGAAAAGCTCAAGGAATTAATTCCACGCCAACAATTTAAGATTCCCTTGCAGGCTTCGATTGGCAGCCGAATTATTGCCAGTACGAGTATCAGTGCCATCCGTAAGGATGTGCTTGCCAAGTGCTACGGCGGTGATATTTCTCGTAAGAAGAAACTGTTGAAGAAACAGGCCAAGGGTAAGAAGCGAATGAAGGCGATGGGCAAGGTGGATGTACCTCAGGAAGCTTTTATGGCAGTGTTGAAATTGAATCAATCTCCTTGA
- a CDS encoding glutaredoxin family protein: MTPSPIDSRRLLLYGRAGCCLCEGLEQRLRALNLEQESLHLKLVVVDIDAPGCAAPLRARYDLEVPVLVLEETELPRVSPRLSGDGLRNWLQRVCATAPGSD, encoded by the coding sequence GTGACCCCGTCCCCGATTGATTCCAGGCGATTGTTGCTCTATGGCAGGGCTGGTTGTTGTTTGTGTGAGGGGCTGGAACAGCGCTTGCGAGCTCTCAATCTTGAGCAAGAGAGTCTCCACCTGAAGCTTGTTGTTGTCGATATCGACGCTCCCGGCTGTGCAGCGCCATTGCGAGCGCGTTATGACCTTGAGGTGCCGGTTTTGGTCTTGGAGGAAACGGAGCTTCCTCGCGTGTCCCCCAGGTTGAGTGGGGATGGATTGCGCAATTGGTTGCAGCGGGTTTGCGCCACTGCACCAGGTTCGGATTAG
- a CDS encoding malate:quinone oxidoreductase — MDRYDVVLVGAGIMSATLATLLHELDPELRLLVVERLEAPALESSAAGNNAGTGHAANCELNYTPLQADGTVATEKPLAINASFECSLEFWSSLCAQGRLDPSWFIHRVPHISFVWGEGDVAYLRQRYEQMKALPAFAAMEWSRDEAELASWIPLVMAGRDPQMAVAATRIERGTDVDFGALSRALLVPLQASGALDLVFGTSVSDLNRCAEGWELQLRCPSQRRIVTTPFVFLGAGGGALPLLQRSRIPEASSYAGFPVSGQWLVCNDPDLSEHHFAKVYGKAKVGAPPMSVPHLDSRWIDGRRSLLFGPYAGFSSKFLKQGSLLDLPRSVRSSNLLPMLQVGVNNIPLVRYLINQLRQSSEDRMEALKAFLPTARADDWTLSVAGQRVQIIKRTPSGGQLQLGTEVVAAADGSLAALLGASPGASTSVTIMLEILQRCFPDRLASQAWQQRLQALLPSYGQDLNADAELLQRSRDRSDALLGLSISR; from the coding sequence TTGGACCGCTACGACGTTGTGCTCGTGGGTGCTGGGATCATGAGCGCCACCCTGGCAACCCTCCTGCACGAACTCGACCCTGAGTTGCGGTTGTTAGTTGTTGAACGTTTAGAAGCACCAGCCTTAGAGAGCAGCGCTGCGGGAAACAACGCTGGCACGGGCCACGCCGCCAACTGTGAGCTCAATTACACGCCTTTGCAGGCTGATGGCACGGTTGCAACAGAGAAGCCGCTGGCGATCAATGCCAGTTTTGAATGCAGCCTCGAGTTTTGGTCGTCTCTTTGTGCGCAGGGTCGTTTAGATCCTTCTTGGTTCATCCACCGTGTGCCCCACATCAGTTTTGTGTGGGGTGAGGGAGATGTGGCCTACCTGCGCCAGCGCTACGAGCAGATGAAGGCGCTTCCTGCTTTTGCGGCGATGGAGTGGAGCCGTGACGAGGCCGAGTTGGCGTCGTGGATTCCGCTAGTGATGGCGGGGCGTGATCCTCAAATGGCCGTTGCGGCAACCAGAATTGAGCGCGGTACAGACGTGGATTTCGGGGCTCTGTCTCGCGCTTTGCTTGTTCCCCTGCAAGCATCGGGAGCCCTTGATCTGGTGTTCGGCACCTCGGTTTCTGATCTCAATCGCTGCGCAGAGGGGTGGGAGCTGCAACTGCGCTGCCCCTCTCAACGCCGCATCGTGACGACGCCGTTTGTGTTCCTCGGAGCCGGTGGTGGCGCCCTGCCCCTCCTCCAGCGTTCGCGTATTCCTGAGGCGTCCTCTTACGCCGGCTTCCCGGTGAGCGGGCAGTGGCTGGTCTGCAATGACCCGGATTTATCGGAGCATCACTTCGCCAAGGTGTATGGCAAAGCCAAGGTGGGGGCTCCACCGATGTCTGTGCCCCACCTCGACTCCCGCTGGATCGATGGCCGTCGCTCCCTGTTATTTGGACCTTATGCCGGTTTCAGCAGCAAGTTTTTGAAGCAGGGGTCGTTGCTGGATCTTCCTCGCTCGGTGCGCTCCTCCAACCTGTTGCCCATGCTTCAAGTTGGAGTGAACAACATTCCGCTGGTTCGTTATCTCATCAATCAACTTCGCCAGAGCAGCGAGGATCGGATGGAGGCCTTAAAAGCTTTCCTTCCCACCGCTCGCGCGGATGATTGGACCTTGTCGGTAGCGGGTCAGCGCGTTCAGATCATCAAACGCACCCCCTCTGGAGGCCAGTTGCAATTGGGTACGGAAGTGGTGGCCGCCGCCGATGGGTCGTTGGCCGCCTTGCTTGGTGCGTCTCCTGGGGCGAGCACCTCGGTCACGATCATGTTGGAAATTCTTCAACGCTGCTTTCCGGATCGATTGGCTTCCCAGGCGTGGCAGCAACGATTGCAAGCGTTATTGCCGAGTTATGGCCAAGATCTCAATGCGGATGCAGAGCTTCTTCAGCGCAGCCGAGATCGCAGTGATGCGCTGCTTGGCTTGAGCATCTCGCGCTAA
- a CDS encoding multidrug efflux SMR transporter: MPAPWILLLLAIGSEVIGTSCLKLSQGFSRPIPTLVVLAAYSTSMLLLSRVVQTIPLGITYALWSGIGIIAIVLVGLLAYKQVPSAGQLVGIATITAGVIIVNLTGKHP, translated from the coding sequence ATGCCCGCACCCTGGATTCTGTTATTGCTGGCGATCGGTTCCGAAGTGATTGGAACCTCCTGCCTCAAACTCTCTCAGGGGTTCAGCAGGCCGATTCCCACACTCGTTGTGCTCGCCGCTTACTCCACCTCGATGCTGTTGCTCTCTCGAGTGGTGCAAACCATTCCGCTTGGCATTACCTATGCCCTATGGAGTGGGATCGGCATCATCGCGATCGTGCTGGTTGGCTTGCTTGCCTATAAGCAAGTGCCATCAGCTGGTCAGCTTGTGGGAATCGCCACGATCACAGCCGGAGTCATCATCGTGAATCTCACTGGCAAGCATCCCTGA
- a CDS encoding UDP-N-acetylmuramoyl-L-alanyl-D-glutamate--2,6-diaminopimelate ligase, whose amino-acid sequence MTQTLHALLHSVGLPVPLGLADAVIESITCDSRCVGPGSVFIGLPGGRVDGGSFWTQALADGAAVVLIGSAAAAAKPPEQSDAVVVVSDPVARWAGELAAAFWNHPSDHIGLIGVTGTNGKTTTTHLIEHLSSACGRPSALFGTLLNRWPGHSVTATHTTAVADRLQAQLAEAFAAGAQLTAMEVSSHALDQHRVAGCRFSGAVFTNLTQDHLDYHETMASYFEAKARLFAPPLVADRGAQFVVNVDDPWGKQLAERLGDRCWRSSLSVGSADAELTMSDLLMGSSGVEGRLSSPMGEGTFHSPLLGRFNVMNLLQAVGVLLQQGLPLESLLTAISTFRGVPGRMERVVVDAKGSDLPTVLVDYAHTPDGLSSALKACRPFAKGKLICVFGCGGDRDRGKRPQMAAIAAEIADAVVVTSDNPRTEDPQQILDDVVRGIPSGTDLAVTMDRSAAIAGAIQDSGPGDLVLVAGKGHEDYQILGTQKVHFDDREQALNALNHKLNQ is encoded by the coding sequence ATGACCCAGACACTCCACGCCTTGCTGCATTCGGTGGGTTTGCCTGTGCCACTGGGCTTGGCTGATGCCGTGATCGAATCGATCACCTGTGATTCCCGGTGCGTGGGACCTGGGAGTGTGTTCATCGGTCTTCCCGGCGGGCGGGTGGATGGAGGTAGCTTCTGGACCCAGGCTCTTGCTGATGGAGCTGCAGTGGTCCTGATTGGCTCAGCAGCAGCAGCGGCTAAACCTCCTGAACAGAGTGACGCTGTGGTGGTGGTTTCTGATCCAGTGGCTCGCTGGGCTGGTGAGTTGGCGGCAGCTTTTTGGAATCACCCCAGTGATCACATCGGTTTGATTGGGGTCACGGGCACCAACGGAAAAACCACCACCACCCACCTGATTGAACATTTGAGTTCGGCCTGTGGACGACCTTCCGCCCTGTTTGGAACCCTTCTGAATCGTTGGCCTGGCCACAGCGTGACGGCAACTCACACCACAGCCGTGGCTGATCGTCTCCAGGCTCAGCTTGCTGAGGCGTTTGCCGCTGGCGCGCAGTTAACGGCCATGGAGGTGAGCTCCCACGCCCTTGATCAGCATCGGGTGGCTGGATGCCGTTTTTCCGGCGCTGTGTTTACGAATCTCACCCAGGACCATCTCGATTACCACGAGACGATGGCGTCTTATTTCGAGGCCAAGGCTCGACTGTTTGCTCCACCTTTGGTGGCTGATCGTGGGGCTCAATTTGTAGTCAATGTGGATGATCCTTGGGGCAAACAACTAGCGGAGCGGTTGGGAGATCGCTGTTGGCGGAGTTCGTTGTCTGTGGGCTCAGCAGATGCAGAACTGACGATGTCAGATTTGCTGATGGGCTCTTCTGGGGTTGAAGGACGCCTTTCCAGTCCGATGGGTGAGGGCACGTTCCACTCCCCACTGCTGGGTCGCTTCAATGTGATGAATCTGCTGCAGGCGGTTGGGGTCTTGCTTCAGCAAGGTCTCCCTTTGGAGTCGCTTCTCACAGCCATAAGCACATTCAGGGGCGTTCCTGGTCGGATGGAACGGGTTGTTGTGGACGCCAAGGGAAGTGATCTGCCCACGGTCTTGGTGGATTACGCCCACACTCCTGATGGCTTAAGCAGCGCACTGAAGGCGTGTCGCCCCTTCGCGAAGGGCAAATTGATTTGTGTGTTTGGTTGTGGTGGTGATAGGGATCGAGGCAAGCGTCCGCAGATGGCTGCGATTGCAGCAGAGATTGCTGATGCTGTGGTGGTGACCTCTGATAATCCACGCACAGAAGATCCTCAGCAAATCCTGGATGACGTGGTTCGTGGAATACCAAGCGGCACTGATTTGGCTGTGACAATGGATCGTTCTGCAGCGATTGCAGGAGCAATTCAAGATTCAGGTCCTGGAGATCTCGTTCTTGTTGCTGGGAAAGGTCATGAGGATTATCAGATTTTAGGAACCCAAAAAGTACATTTTGATGACCGCGAACAGGCTCTGAATGCTCTGAATCACAAGCTCAATCAATGA
- a CDS encoding prepilin-type N-terminal cleavage/methylation domain-containing protein translates to MIKQLPETRIEKGFTLIELLLSLSLGSMLFVVLLQLIGADLRLGNSMASRLRESAQQRQTLELIRGELAMGSGWTVDPTPSHQWSCGMAGRQPVLAIGLDSSNTEVSSQTIVYSVGAAPSPIWRGQVLMRCGPAYGLDGVIRPGGKAQNRVLIDGLPKDGPGFQARQDPQSKVLHLALEQESLAGSSGLRSAAVF, encoded by the coding sequence ATGATCAAGCAATTGCCTGAAACAAGAATTGAGAAAGGGTTCACGTTGATCGAGCTGCTGCTTTCCCTCAGCCTTGGCAGCATGCTGTTTGTTGTGTTGTTGCAGCTGATTGGCGCTGATCTACGCCTTGGTAACAGCATGGCGAGTCGTTTGCGTGAATCAGCGCAGCAACGCCAAACTTTGGAGTTGATTCGTGGCGAGTTGGCGATGGGATCTGGCTGGACGGTTGATCCCACTCCGTCCCATCAATGGTCCTGCGGCATGGCCGGCCGCCAGCCGGTGCTTGCCATTGGCTTGGATTCCAGCAACACCGAGGTTTCCTCTCAAACCATTGTTTACAGCGTGGGAGCTGCGCCTTCGCCAATTTGGCGCGGCCAGGTGTTGATGCGCTGCGGGCCTGCCTATGGACTTGATGGTGTGATCAGGCCAGGGGGAAAAGCACAAAATCGCGTTCTGATTGATGGCTTACCCAAGGATGGGCCGGGGTTTCAAGCCCGGCAAGATCCTCAATCCAAAGTGCTGCACCTCGCGTTGGAGCAGGAGTCGTTGGCTGGTTCAAGTGGGCTGCGCTCTGCTGCAGTGTTTTGA
- a CDS encoding type IV pilin protein — MINGQAQKMPNINREKRPMNTQLKSILARRLAKKGKKPNGFTLIELMVVVAIVGVLSAVALPQLTKAQDRAKSAAAQSTALNAAKTCSIALIGGTATEGNLAASAADADIVNSATTCTKTGSFIVDGGGDRWTVPMDDGIPGTPGKTATPSGPA; from the coding sequence ATGATTAATGGGCAGGCACAAAAGATGCCAAACATTAATCGAGAGAAAAGGCCAATGAACACTCAACTCAAGTCCATCCTTGCTCGTCGCCTTGCCAAAAAAGGTAAAAAGCCTAATGGCTTCACCTTGATTGAACTGATGGTTGTTGTTGCAATTGTCGGTGTCCTATCTGCTGTAGCTCTCCCTCAGCTGACTAAAGCACAAGACAGGGCAAAGTCTGCTGCTGCACAATCCACTGCATTGAATGCCGCAAAGACCTGCTCTATTGCACTTATAGGTGGCACTGCTACTGAAGGTAACCTTGCTGCATCAGCAGCTGACGCTGACATTGTTAACTCAGCCACCACTTGTACAAAAACTGGTTCATTCATTGTTGACGGTGGTGGTGACCGTTGGACTGTACCCATGGATGATGGCATCCCTGGCACACCTGGTAAAACTGCAACTCCCAGTGGTCCTGCATGA
- a CDS encoding NifU family protein — MSTETMALTNENVEKVLDELRPFLMADGGNVEVVEIDGPIVKVRLQGACGSCPSSTMTLKMGIERKMRESIPEVSEVVQVL; from the coding sequence ATGAGCACCGAGACCATGGCCCTCACAAACGAGAACGTGGAAAAGGTGCTCGATGAACTGCGCCCCTTCCTGATGGCCGATGGTGGCAACGTGGAAGTGGTTGAGATCGATGGTCCGATCGTGAAAGTTCGCTTGCAGGGCGCTTGCGGAAGCTGCCCCAGCAGCACGATGACTTTAAAAATGGGGATCGAACGCAAGATGCGCGAATCGATTCCTGAGGTGAGCGAAGTTGTCCAAGTGCTCTGA
- a CDS encoding Tfp pilus assembly protein FimT/FimU, giving the protein MSLIEQLIVVSLVGLLASIPIVTGGSDRDQLQLDASARRLQVGIDRARSIARREQTACGLSLSEEGFMDPDQGILPASLPACPGIGMALQEELEQGPIVLSTNLPPLLRFTANGLLLDGGIAVLRHQRLAKARCLVVSLPLGVSRIGSYQDPLPSNGGRLFSSRCLPDVYLG; this is encoded by the coding sequence ATGAGCTTGATCGAGCAGCTGATCGTGGTGAGCTTGGTAGGGCTGTTGGCGTCGATTCCGATCGTGACGGGAGGCAGCGATCGTGATCAATTGCAGCTCGATGCCAGTGCGCGCCGCTTGCAGGTCGGTATCGATCGGGCCCGCAGTATTGCCAGGCGGGAGCAGACCGCTTGTGGGCTTTCCCTGAGCGAGGAGGGATTCATGGATCCCGATCAAGGGATCCTGCCAGCTTCTCTTCCCGCCTGCCCTGGGATTGGGATGGCCTTGCAGGAAGAACTTGAACAGGGGCCAATTGTGTTGAGCACGAACTTGCCGCCGTTGTTGCGCTTCACCGCCAATGGTTTGCTCCTGGATGGCGGGATTGCGGTGCTCCGTCATCAGCGCTTAGCGAAAGCCCGGTGCTTGGTGGTGAGTTTGCCCTTAGGCGTGAGCCGGATTGGCTCCTATCAGGATCCCCTTCCCTCAAATGGAGGACGACTATTTAGTAGCCGTTGTTTGCCTGATGTTTACTTGGGCTAA
- a CDS encoding DUF4079 domain-containing protein produces MAGVDWLWILHPFLAVVLVYPLVGVVVRLAIQTRARRLQNQKLPVTVGRDHSDLGRWLAAAVVLLVLIALSVVIGTKAPLVQFEGGLARAIQLLLVLFGTIVSLLALWRCTRPGMRLAFSLITWAGVLGLGAQPEVWRLSDNPFTPAFWQSHYWAGVGVTGLMLFSLGARAEILRDIRIRRLHVTANVLAALLFLTQGLTGTRDLLEIPLRWQKSTIYRCDFNAKTCPSLDSNAQS; encoded by the coding sequence ATGGCCGGCGTTGATTGGTTGTGGATTTTGCATCCTTTTCTTGCAGTGGTGTTGGTTTATCCACTGGTTGGGGTGGTGGTGCGTTTGGCAATTCAGACGCGTGCACGTCGGCTGCAGAACCAGAAACTTCCAGTCACGGTGGGACGAGATCACAGCGACCTGGGCCGTTGGCTTGCGGCAGCTGTGGTGCTGCTGGTCTTAATTGCTCTCTCTGTTGTGATTGGCACGAAGGCTCCGCTGGTTCAGTTCGAAGGGGGCCTCGCACGTGCGATCCAGTTGTTGCTTGTGTTGTTTGGAACGATCGTGAGCCTCCTCGCCCTATGGCGGTGCACGAGACCTGGGATGAGGTTGGCTTTTTCTCTGATTACTTGGGCTGGAGTGTTGGGGCTTGGCGCCCAACCGGAGGTTTGGCGGCTTTCAGATAATCCTTTTACGCCTGCGTTTTGGCAGTCCCATTACTGGGCTGGCGTTGGGGTAACGGGCTTGATGTTGTTTTCCCTTGGTGCTCGCGCCGAGATCCTGCGTGACATCCGCATTCGCCGTTTGCATGTCACAGCCAACGTGCTTGCGGCCTTGTTGTTTTTGACGCAAGGCCTCACCGGTACCCGCGATCTGCTGGAAATTCCCCTCCGTTGGCAGAAGTCCACGATCTATCGCTGTGACTTCAATGCGAAGACCTGCCCTTCGCTTGATTCCAATGCTCAGTCTTAG
- the rpsD gene encoding 30S ribosomal protein S4, whose product MSRYRGPRLRITRRLGDLPGLTRKAAKRSYPPGQHGQARRKRSEYAIRLEEKQKLRFNYGVSERQLVRYVKKARAQEGSTGTNLLKLLENRLDNVCFRIGFGPTVPGARQLVNHGHVTVNGRVTDIASYQCKSGDVIAIRERKCSKLLAEANLQFPGLANVPPHLELDKPKLSAKVIGRAEREWVALEINELLVVEYYSRKV is encoded by the coding sequence ATGTCCAGATACCGCGGCCCTCGCCTGAGGATCACGCGGCGCTTGGGAGACCTACCTGGTCTCACCCGGAAGGCCGCAAAACGGTCCTATCCACCCGGTCAGCACGGCCAAGCCCGTCGCAAGCGCTCCGAATACGCAATCCGCTTAGAAGAAAAGCAAAAGCTTCGCTTCAACTACGGCGTTTCTGAACGTCAACTTGTGCGCTACGTGAAGAAAGCGCGTGCACAGGAAGGATCAACAGGAACCAACCTGCTCAAACTGCTCGAGAATCGTCTCGACAATGTTTGTTTCCGCATTGGCTTTGGCCCAACCGTGCCAGGTGCACGTCAATTGGTGAATCATGGCCACGTCACCGTGAACGGACGGGTCACCGACATCGCCAGTTATCAGTGTAAATCTGGTGATGTGATCGCCATTCGCGAACGCAAATGCAGCAAACTGCTTGCCGAAGCGAATCTGCAATTCCCAGGATTGGCCAACGTGCCTCCCCACCTCGAACTCGATAAACCCAAGCTCAGCGCCAAAGTGATTGGCCGCGCTGAACGCGAATGGGTCGCCCTTGAGATCAACGAACTGCTGGTGGTGGAGTACTACTCCAGAAAGGTCTAA